In the Oceanispirochaeta sp. genome, one interval contains:
- a CDS encoding co-chaperone YbbN: MIELTELKEIQDLMSSEGFHLFYLSRPACGVCSVVKAKVIEMLQSFPEIKSYYINLDLVPEAAGQFSIFTIPGILLYAEGKEIIREARYLSISDLERQISRPYELAFN, from the coding sequence GTGATCGAACTGACAGAACTGAAAGAAATACAGGATTTAATGTCTTCTGAGGGATTTCATTTGTTTTATTTATCCCGCCCTGCCTGCGGAGTCTGTAGTGTTGTTAAGGCAAAAGTAATCGAAATGCTTCAATCATTTCCCGAGATAAAATCCTATTATATAAATCTTGATCTGGTGCCTGAGGCGGCGGGTCAATTCTCCATATTTACCATACCGGGCATTCTTCTCTATGCAGAGGGTAAGGAAATAATCAGGGAGGCCCGATACCTCTCCATCTCAGATTTGGAAAGGCAGATCTCCAGGCCTTACGAACTCGCCTTCAACTGA
- a CDS encoding sulfite exporter TauE/SafE family protein, with translation MSFLYLIIAFTTSIVGAISGIGGGVIIKPVLDIISIFPVATISFLSGSTVLSMTTVTLIRSRHTKGQINKKTASLLALGGIVGGLAGKQLFDVIRLGFGDDRIIGISQSTLLLLLTFSVFIFTFFKDKITPRHKDSILFTLFTGFLLGSLASFLGIGGGPINLAILYFIFSMDSKTAALNSIFVIFFSQMTSLIFTVVSGRVPVFDPLIVILMIAGGLTGGLFGAIMSLRMSHKAVDRLFMSVMVLIILICFYNIIDLI, from the coding sequence ATGTCTTTTCTTTATCTCATTATAGCGTTCACTACTTCCATAGTCGGTGCCATCAGCGGCATTGGTGGTGGTGTTATAATCAAACCGGTCCTGGATATTATTTCCATCTTTCCGGTGGCTACCATCAGTTTTCTCTCTGGAAGTACTGTACTATCGATGACAACGGTCACTCTAATACGCAGCAGGCACACAAAGGGGCAGATCAATAAGAAAACAGCGTCCCTTCTGGCTCTGGGGGGCATTGTCGGAGGACTGGCAGGGAAGCAGCTCTTTGATGTCATTAGATTGGGATTTGGTGATGACCGGATTATCGGAATATCCCAGTCTACCCTCTTACTCCTTTTAACCTTTTCTGTTTTTATATTTACTTTTTTCAAGGATAAGATCACTCCCCGACATAAAGACAGCATCCTCTTCACACTTTTTACTGGTTTCCTGCTCGGTAGCCTGGCCTCTTTTTTAGGAATTGGAGGAGGACCGATTAATCTGGCAATTCTTTATTTTATCTTTTCAATGGATAGCAAAACAGCAGCCTTGAATTCAATTTTTGTAATTTTCTTTTCTCAGATGACAAGCCTCATCTTTACAGTCGTCAGCGGCAGAGTTCCCGTGTTTGATCCTCTTATAGTGATTCTAATGATTGCTGGCGGTCTTACTGGCGGATTATTCGGCGCCATCATGTCACTCCGAATGAGCCATAAGGCAGTTGACAGGTTGTTTATGTCCGTTATGGTTCTCATCATCCTGATATGTTTCTATAACATAATAGATTTGATCTGA
- a CDS encoding LysM peptidoglycan-binding domain-containing protein has translation MYLDYFSEGEGLAYLERCLIRAEPFIPFIARMLEEKNMPPELLYLPIIESAFRVDAFSRSGAAGLWQFMMNSIDPYDITVDVWRDDRRDFWKATEAALDKLQYNYNITGDWNLALAAYNCGLNRVKRTVASSGIRDYWELIDKELLPRETRNYIPKLAAVVLLCNSKGAHKLPLLWQSNMVWERIPIEKSVDIRRIASKSGMDEQLLLKAHSELNYGVTPPASSGYKLKVPAHYSSLIREILNEESDLLEFKRYSVQSGDTLSELAQWYRIPVNMIYEYNPGISSLHLRIGQVLLIPLVHSNIPDRKGIVSSGMADHWTGRYTVLEGDSLWGISRQFKTSPEELASGNRMPLNTVIMPGMILNVPASGD, from the coding sequence TTGTATTTAGACTACTTCTCAGAAGGGGAAGGGCTGGCCTATCTGGAGCGTTGTCTGATAAGAGCCGAACCCTTTATTCCCTTTATTGCCCGGATGCTGGAAGAAAAAAACATGCCGCCTGAACTCCTGTACCTTCCAATTATAGAGTCGGCTTTCCGTGTTGACGCTTTCTCTCGTTCCGGTGCTGCCGGTCTTTGGCAGTTTATGATGAACAGCATTGATCCCTATGATATAACGGTGGACGTCTGGAGAGACGACCGTAGGGACTTCTGGAAGGCAACAGAAGCGGCCCTGGACAAACTGCAATACAACTACAATATTACGGGAGATTGGAACCTTGCCCTGGCCGCCTACAATTGCGGTCTGAATAGGGTAAAACGGACTGTTGCCTCCTCGGGCATCAGAGATTACTGGGAATTGATAGACAAGGAACTGCTGCCTCGGGAAACAAGGAATTATATTCCGAAACTGGCGGCGGTAGTTCTGCTATGCAACAGCAAGGGAGCTCATAAACTTCCCCTTTTATGGCAGTCCAATATGGTCTGGGAAAGGATTCCCATCGAGAAAAGTGTCGATATCCGTCGGATTGCATCAAAATCCGGTATGGATGAACAGCTTCTTCTCAAGGCTCACAGTGAGCTGAACTATGGGGTGACTCCTCCGGCATCCAGTGGATATAAATTAAAAGTGCCAGCACATTATAGCAGCCTCATTCGGGAAATCCTGAATGAGGAGAGTGATTTACTCGAGTTTAAAAGATACAGCGTTCAATCCGGAGACACCTTGTCCGAACTGGCTCAGTGGTACCGAATCCCAGTCAACATGATTTATGAATACAATCCCGGTATAAGCAGCCTTCATCTCAGGATCGGACAGGTCCTGCTGATTCCTCTGGTACACAGTAATATTCCCGACAGAAAAGGAATCGTCAGTTCCGGGATGGCAGATCATTGGACTGGACGCTATACTGTACTGGAGGGTGATTCTTTATGGGGTATATCCCGTCAGTTTAAAACAAGCCCCGAAGAACTCGCATCAGGGAACCGCATGCCCCTGAATACGGTCATAATGCCCGGTATGATTCTAAATGTTCCAGCCTCGGGTGATTGA
- a CDS encoding tetratricopeptide repeat protein, with protein sequence MKHARNLLPLLFFILFSCSSQKSILPYQTGNEEADREVQALLALLDVNQDDTYRYGIMEQIISRFRQDEESEVLKHFLNDQLYRFPDDSYSGYYLLLLGTIYEEEGAIDIAAIYYNRLLKNYEDLIIRGQSIHYYSLNKLLKFHSDKPLKKIGYYNELLSRFSGDIDRGQVYYNLAKSYESEGLWDESIDNYKKFLEAPTTSIAGMPNVYNEVNHYLNFHYSAKEWTRDSLESLVDSIKYAIHTRNGSRLIRYRAEDFFMMSWGQDRYDPFTEIPMELAYFLKSSVWYNRELEADSNENEALLRTGGWSYRIKIWYLYFNRINYPIDPEINKRWEWAGIYFGDKL encoded by the coding sequence ATGAAACACGCCCGGAATTTACTCCCTCTACTATTTTTTATCCTTTTTTCCTGCAGCTCCCAAAAGAGTATTCTGCCCTACCAAACGGGAAATGAAGAAGCGGATAGGGAAGTTCAAGCCCTTCTGGCATTATTGGATGTTAATCAGGATGATACCTACCGTTATGGTATTATGGAACAGATCATCTCTCGTTTCAGACAGGATGAAGAATCTGAAGTTTTGAAACATTTTCTCAATGATCAACTCTACAGATTTCCTGATGACAGCTATAGCGGCTATTACCTTCTTCTCCTTGGTACAATATATGAGGAAGAAGGGGCCATAGATATTGCGGCCATCTACTACAACAGGCTTCTAAAGAATTATGAGGACCTCATCATAAGAGGACAGTCTATCCACTACTACAGCCTGAACAAGCTTTTGAAGTTCCATTCAGATAAGCCTTTAAAAAAAATTGGCTACTACAACGAACTGCTCAGCAGATTTTCAGGAGATATTGACAGGGGCCAGGTATATTACAATCTGGCAAAATCTTATGAGTCTGAGGGCCTCTGGGATGAGTCGATAGACAACTATAAAAAATTCCTGGAAGCCCCCACAACAAGCATTGCGGGGATGCCCAATGTCTACAACGAAGTCAATCACTATCTCAACTTTCATTACTCTGCAAAGGAGTGGACACGGGATTCCCTGGAAAGTCTGGTTGATTCCATAAAATATGCTATCCACACAAGAAATGGAAGCCGATTAATCAGATATAGAGCTGAAGATTTTTTTATGATGAGCTGGGGACAGGACCGTTACGATCCATTTACAGAAATCCCCATGGAACTGGCTTATTTCCTCAAATCTTCAGTCTGGTATAATAGAGAACTTGAGGCGGATTCAAATGAGAATGAAGCACTCTTGAGGACTGGTGGTTGGTCCTACAGAATCAAAATCTGGTATCTGTACTTTAACCGCATCAATTATCCTATAGATCCGGAGATTAATAAAAGATGGGAATGGGCTGGCATATATTTCGGAGACAAACTATAA
- a CDS encoding AraC family transcriptional regulator: protein MKLQKLNYAFSVMTEMEKQLPFYLVGVGYNYEQEEISRPFGYPYYQWIHVMQGKGLVSLGDSEEREIQTGEGMMIFPGDSHKYRAIEQPWIVSWFTFGGYHIENLLKTFKISGTGIYAISHREDLDAQVEKGMHLLTSGHSLKFLECSNLVYSFVTDLYRYTSQEDDSRALRHNKLYDVFEYIEVHYKESISISDLAAVLNVTPQHLCTLFKKALHTRPFQYLNSYRINRSKALLVQHPDWRIKNIAHESGYDNEAYFSSMFKKQTGLSPSRFRRMNRG from the coding sequence ATGAAGCTACAGAAACTGAATTATGCCTTTTCTGTGATGACAGAAATGGAAAAACAACTCCCCTTCTATCTTGTAGGCGTAGGATACAACTATGAACAGGAAGAAATATCACGTCCTTTCGGTTACCCCTATTATCAGTGGATTCATGTCATGCAGGGAAAAGGCCTTGTTTCTCTGGGAGACAGTGAAGAAAGGGAGATCCAGACGGGTGAAGGTATGATGATTTTTCCAGGGGATTCACACAAATACAGGGCCATAGAGCAACCCTGGATAGTCTCATGGTTCACTTTCGGAGGCTATCATATTGAAAACCTTCTTAAGACTTTTAAGATCAGCGGGACCGGTATTTATGCTATCAGTCACCGGGAAGATCTGGATGCGCAGGTAGAAAAAGGAATGCACCTGCTGACCTCAGGTCACAGTCTGAAGTTTCTGGAATGCTCCAATCTGGTTTATTCCTTTGTGACCGATCTGTACCGTTATACCAGCCAGGAAGATGACTCCAGAGCCCTCAGGCATAACAAACTCTATGATGTATTTGAATATATTGAGGTACATTACAAAGAATCTATTTCCATATCCGATCTGGCCGCGGTATTGAATGTAACACCTCAACATCTGTGTACACTATTTAAAAAGGCTCTTCACACCCGCCCTTTCCAATACCTGAACAGTTACCGCATCAACAGAAGCAAGGCCCTCCTTGTGCAGCATCCCGACTGGAGAATAAAAAATATTGCCCATGAATCAGGCTACGATAATGAAGCGTATTTCAGCAGTATGTTCAAAAAGCAGACAGGCCTGAGCCCCAGTCGGTTCAGACGTATGAACAGAGGGTAA
- a CDS encoding ABC transporter substrate-binding protein, with product MKKLLFVVTALLFAAASIPVFASGAQEEGSAKSNIIIYNSMHGDPLPREADEEVIKMFSEEYPDKQVIHSIVAHEDFKQAIRAYLSSSTPPDLLTWFAGNRARFFIDKGLIMDISDVWEEQGWNETYAKGWQSMSSVDGKKYFLPTSWYWWAVYYRPSVFEKYGLEAPKSWDEFMDVCDTLVANGVKPFAIGTKYRWTAAAWFDYFNMRINGPEFHVNLMLGKEKYDDPRVKKVFAEWGSMIDKGYFIDDPAAYSWSEAIPFMLDETAAMYLMGDFIRDSYPADQHDDLDFFRFPIYDSSVPVGEDAPTDGYFIPANTANPEGAKQLIAYFGSKEIQEYFAEKMGRLNTNSEVDMSLFNENQQKGIKMINNSDFVAQFYDRDTTPEMANKGMDAFMEIWEKHTKADIDRICARLEKDRQDIFTE from the coding sequence ATGAAAAAATTATTATTTGTTGTAACAGCCCTTCTTTTCGCTGCTGCAAGTATCCCTGTTTTTGCTTCTGGAGCTCAGGAAGAAGGGTCTGCAAAAAGCAATATCATTATCTATAACTCCATGCATGGCGACCCCCTTCCCAGAGAAGCGGACGAAGAAGTCATTAAAATGTTTTCAGAAGAATATCCTGATAAACAGGTCATCCACTCCATTGTGGCTCATGAAGACTTCAAGCAGGCTATCCGGGCTTATCTTTCCTCTTCCACTCCTCCCGATCTGCTGACCTGGTTTGCAGGGAACAGAGCCCGTTTCTTCATTGATAAAGGCCTGATTATGGACATCAGTGATGTATGGGAAGAACAGGGTTGGAATGAAACCTATGCCAAGGGATGGCAGAGCATGAGTTCTGTGGATGGAAAGAAATATTTCCTCCCCACCTCCTGGTACTGGTGGGCCGTATACTACAGACCTTCCGTATTCGAAAAATACGGTCTGGAAGCTCCCAAAAGCTGGGATGAATTCATGGATGTCTGTGACACTCTGGTCGCCAATGGCGTGAAACCCTTTGCGATCGGTACAAAATACCGATGGACCGCCGCCGCCTGGTTCGACTATTTCAATATGAGAATCAATGGACCCGAATTTCATGTCAATCTGATGCTGGGTAAAGAAAAATACGACGATCCCCGGGTGAAGAAGGTTTTCGCCGAATGGGGAAGCATGATCGACAAGGGTTACTTTATTGATGATCCTGCCGCCTATTCCTGGTCTGAAGCTATCCCCTTTATGCTGGATGAAACGGCAGCCATGTATCTCATGGGTGACTTCATAAGAGATTCCTATCCTGCAGACCAGCACGATGATCTGGATTTCTTCCGCTTCCCCATCTATGACTCTTCTGTTCCCGTGGGTGAAGATGCTCCGACTGACGGATATTTCATTCCCGCCAACACCGCCAATCCTGAAGGAGCCAAACAGCTCATCGCCTATTTCGGTTCCAAGGAGATTCAGGAATATTTTGCTGAAAAAATGGGCCGTCTGAACACTAACAGCGAAGTGGATATGAGTCTGTTTAATGAAAATCAGCAGAAAGGAATCAAAATGATCAACAACAGTGACTTTGTCGCCCAGTTCTACGACAGAGACACAACTCCCGAGATGGCTAACAAAGGAATGGATGCCTTTATGGAAATCTGGGAAAAACACACAAAAGCTGATATCGACCGGATTTGTGCCAGACTGGAAAAAGACAGACAGGATATCTTTACCGAATAA
- a CDS encoding carbohydrate ABC transporter permease has translation MKHNREINKDLVPWLFLAIPLLIYFIWVIGPMFYTFYLSFTKWDGLSAPVFSGFRNYSHLLRDPVFFVSLKNNFIWIAFFITVPVVLGLGLAMILNRNVPGSRFFKASFYSPMVLSLVVCGLVWSWFYNPTQGLVNGVLRSVGLESWAQGWLSDPDLVLGSIITVAIWRQVGYVMVLYLAGLQSVDSFLVEASKIDGANGWQTFWHVIMPQLQPITIVVVVISIIDSLRAFDLVSVMTRGGPYNRSSVLANFMYIESFNNYKMGYGASVAVILFLISLAFILMYLSQINHDEEI, from the coding sequence TTGAAACACAACAGAGAAATCAATAAGGATCTGGTACCATGGCTGTTTCTGGCTATTCCCCTCTTGATATATTTTATCTGGGTCATCGGTCCCATGTTCTACACTTTTTATCTGAGTTTTACCAAATGGGACGGTTTATCGGCTCCAGTATTCAGCGGATTTCGAAACTATTCACATCTTTTAAGAGACCCCGTGTTTTTTGTATCCCTGAAAAACAATTTTATATGGATAGCCTTTTTTATTACCGTTCCCGTTGTCCTTGGATTGGGACTGGCTATGATTCTGAATCGGAATGTGCCGGGATCACGCTTCTTCAAAGCCAGTTTTTATTCCCCCATGGTGCTTTCCCTGGTTGTCTGCGGTCTGGTCTGGTCCTGGTTCTACAATCCAACACAGGGTCTTGTGAACGGTGTGCTTCGATCTGTGGGGCTTGAATCCTGGGCACAGGGATGGCTCAGTGATCCCGATCTGGTTCTTGGTTCCATCATCACCGTAGCCATATGGCGTCAGGTGGGTTATGTCATGGTTCTCTATCTGGCCGGACTACAGAGTGTGGATTCATTTCTGGTTGAAGCCTCCAAGATAGATGGTGCCAACGGCTGGCAGACTTTCTGGCATGTCATCATGCCTCAGCTGCAGCCCATAACCATTGTTGTTGTGGTCATCAGTATCATTGACTCCCTCAGGGCTTTTGACCTGGTCTCCGTCATGACCCGCGGAGGCCCCTACAACAGGTCCAGTGTGCTGGCCAACTTTATGTATATCGAGTCTTTTAATAATTACAAGATGGGATACGGTGCTTCTGTGGCGGTTATCCTGTTTTTGATCAGTCTGGCCTTTATTCTTATGTATCTTAGTCAGATCAATCATGATGAAGAAATCTAG
- a CDS encoding carbohydrate ABC transporter permease yields MVYKDNKILKALGFLFLAIMTFVWLLPMIVAVLTSFRTNNELLTQGFLSFPEKVSFTSYQNAWTRGQLRLFLPNSFIITFPALIFTLGLSSLSAYALAKFRFKGRRLILSVFVGGMMLPFQILLLPVFRLSEKIGIYDTYWALIAIHTAFQLGFCTFVLRNYMVTIPKSLSEAARIDGCHEFRIYSQIIMPLVLPAVAAIATLEFTWIFNDYIWALILVRTSKMMPVTAGLAILQGQYVMDWTVIIAGALMATIPTIIVFIFLQRYFIQGLTMGSNK; encoded by the coding sequence ATGGTATATAAAGATAATAAAATATTAAAAGCCCTGGGCTTCTTATTCCTGGCGATCATGACTTTTGTCTGGCTGCTGCCCATGATTGTGGCTGTCCTGACATCCTTCAGGACTAACAACGAGCTTCTGACTCAGGGGTTTCTGTCCTTTCCTGAAAAAGTCAGTTTTACAAGCTATCAGAATGCCTGGACCCGAGGACAACTCAGACTGTTCCTGCCCAACAGCTTCATCATCACCTTTCCGGCTCTGATTTTTACACTGGGACTTTCCAGTCTGTCCGCCTATGCTCTGGCCAAATTCCGATTCAAAGGACGCAGGCTGATCCTCTCAGTCTTTGTCGGAGGAATGATGCTTCCCTTTCAGATCCTTCTGCTGCCTGTGTTCAGACTGTCTGAAAAAATAGGAATTTACGATACCTACTGGGCTCTTATCGCCATCCATACGGCTTTTCAGCTGGGTTTCTGTACCTTTGTTCTTCGGAATTATATGGTCACCATACCCAAGTCTCTTTCTGAGGCGGCCAGGATTGACGGCTGTCATGAATTTAGAATCTACTCTCAAATCATTATGCCCCTGGTTCTGCCTGCGGTTGCAGCCATTGCTACACTTGAGTTTACCTGGATTTTTAATGATTATATCTGGGCTCTCATTCTTGTGAGAACCAGTAAAATGATGCCTGTCACGGCAGGGCTGGCCATCCTGCAAGGACAGTACGTCATGGACTGGACTGTTATTATCGCCGGGGCGCTGATGGCAACCATCCCGACAATCATTGTCTTTATATTTCTACAGCGTTATTTTATCCAAGGCCTGACAATGGGGTCTAATAAATGA
- a CDS encoding beta-galactosidase, with protein MKETRRQGLCYGGDYNPEQWPEEIWEDDIRLMKLAGVNFVSLGIFSWALLQPSPDHFDFSFLDKIMDMLAAADIGVDMATPTAAQPPWLSHKYPDILPVSIEGMRYSYGSRQCYCPNSSHWKEAASFIARKVVDRYKDHPALVMWHINNEYTCHVQSCYCDNCADAFRSWLKERYASVEGVNKAWGTRFWSQYYYQWDEILPPRRTTAQPNPGHVLDYRRFMNDSVLDLYLMEKKIIEELSPDVEVMTNFMMTWKDLNLFQWAGEVDIVTWNSYPDPDPGYDPSWTALDHDIMRSLKQGQPFMVMEQAPSQVNWRDVNRAKAPGMMKLYSYQAMAHGADGLMFFQWRQSRRGSEKFHSACVTHTGDEHSRVFREVVNLGSEMKLLAGLKDAEYPAETAILLDYENWWALEYENNQSSHVKYLENLRYFYKYFYDNHIPVDFVHPSGNLDKYRMIVAPFLYMLQDDAGSQFSKYVEQGGHLVVSCGSGLVDSQEAVFEGGYPGPLKDVLGIRVEEFDPLYPGQRVSFSFSGKEGLPDAGGDLWQDRIHCEGAQGEAWFSEGPMKGFPAITSHVPDGSKEEGSGKAWYLGIRPDKETLFRLFDRIVEDAAVHKVMSRILPGQLEITNRRNKEGLWYFLMNFSDETVVLSLDSKSMINPLTGRKAGPQISLSPLETAILLEKKLTR; from the coding sequence ATGAAAGAAACGCGTCGCCAGGGCCTCTGTTATGGTGGGGATTATAACCCCGAACAATGGCCGGAAGAAATCTGGGAAGATGACATCCGTCTGATGAAACTGGCAGGCGTGAACTTTGTGTCTCTTGGAATTTTCAGCTGGGCCCTTCTTCAGCCTTCGCCAGATCACTTTGATTTTTCATTTCTCGATAAGATAATGGATATGCTGGCAGCGGCGGATATAGGAGTGGATATGGCAACGCCGACGGCCGCACAGCCCCCCTGGCTCTCCCATAAATATCCGGATATATTGCCTGTCAGCATCGAAGGAATGCGCTACAGCTATGGCTCCAGGCAGTGTTACTGCCCTAACAGCAGCCATTGGAAAGAGGCGGCTTCATTCATAGCACGCAAGGTCGTGGATCGCTACAAGGACCATCCTGCCCTGGTGATGTGGCATATCAATAATGAATACACCTGTCATGTGCAGAGTTGTTACTGCGATAATTGTGCTGATGCCTTCCGAAGCTGGCTGAAAGAACGTTATGCATCGGTCGAAGGGGTCAATAAAGCCTGGGGTACACGATTCTGGAGTCAGTACTATTATCAATGGGATGAGATCCTCCCTCCCCGCAGGACTACGGCCCAGCCCAATCCGGGGCATGTGCTCGATTACAGACGATTTATGAACGATTCAGTTCTGGATCTCTACCTGATGGAAAAGAAAATTATTGAAGAACTTTCTCCTGATGTAGAGGTTATGACCAATTTTATGATGACCTGGAAAGATCTTAATCTCTTTCAATGGGCCGGAGAGGTGGATATTGTCACCTGGAACTCCTATCCAGATCCTGATCCGGGTTACGATCCTTCCTGGACTGCTCTGGATCATGACATCATGCGGAGTCTTAAGCAGGGGCAGCCTTTTATGGTGATGGAGCAGGCACCCTCCCAGGTGAACTGGCGGGACGTGAACCGGGCCAAGGCTCCGGGGATGATGAAGCTTTATTCCTACCAGGCCATGGCTCACGGAGCAGATGGACTGATGTTTTTTCAATGGCGCCAGTCCCGCAGAGGATCAGAGAAATTTCACAGCGCCTGTGTCACCCATACAGGGGATGAGCACTCCCGTGTGTTCCGTGAAGTTGTAAATCTTGGTTCTGAAATGAAACTGCTCGCAGGATTGAAGGATGCAGAATATCCAGCCGAAACAGCGATTCTACTGGATTATGAAAACTGGTGGGCCCTGGAATATGAAAACAATCAGAGCTCTCATGTAAAATACCTTGAGAATCTCCGCTACTTCTACAAATACTTTTATGATAATCATATTCCTGTGGATTTTGTACATCCTTCGGGGAATCTGGACAAATACAGGATGATTGTTGCGCCTTTCCTTTATATGCTCCAGGATGATGCGGGCTCCCAGTTTTCAAAATATGTAGAGCAGGGCGGACATCTGGTGGTCAGCTGCGGCAGCGGACTGGTGGATTCTCAAGAAGCCGTGTTTGAGGGAGGTTATCCGGGACCCTTGAAAGATGTTCTGGGGATACGGGTGGAAGAGTTTGATCCCCTCTATCCCGGCCAGCGTGTTTCCTTCAGTTTTTCCGGTAAAGAGGGACTGCCTGATGCCGGGGGAGATCTATGGCAGGACCGCATACACTGCGAGGGCGCTCAGGGGGAAGCCTGGTTTTCCGAAGGGCCCATGAAAGGCTTCCCGGCCATAACAAGCCATGTTCCAGATGGATCTAAAGAAGAGGGAAGCGGAAAAGCCTGGTATCTGGGAATACGTCCGGATAAGGAGACACTTTTCAGACTCTTTGACAGGATTGTAGAGGACGCGGCAGTACATAAGGTTATGAGCCGCATTCTCCCGGGTCAGCTGGAAATCACAAACCGCAGAAACAAAGAGGGACTCTGGTATTTCCTTATGAATTTTTCAGATGAGACCGTCGTTCTGTCCCTGGATTCAAAATCCATGATAAACCCTTTGACGGGTCGCAAAGCGGGTCCTCAAATTTCTTTGAGTCCCCTGGAAACTGCCATACTTCTGGAAAAAAAACTGACTCGGTAG
- a CDS encoding alanyl-tRNA editing protein → MKNADYYQNPLSDSLTTRLISAELKESLWFLEFEDTLFYPEGGGQPADKGRINGEAVLDVQKEGDRILHTMKKKPDSPEISMILDREYRDHFTVQHTGQHLISALLLKICNAPTVSVHLGIEESTIEVEKQELNKEDLLALEEGVNREIRKARPVQSIVVKTKEELSAYNLRRDTDKIENIRLISIVGLDQTPCGGLHVQNTSDLGLIKYTGMEKIRSRLRLKWKIGAPAYDDYKMRFDRLETISTLLSVKPEETATRLEALISEKQKEHKMLKTLMEKEAERISHDLSGSVFYYPPLITRELEDCPPALFKGIVKNLSSTRDLSFLICTENKGHLNWALHLPQHKTLNFEEFQQKCLSLIEGKGGGKGPLWQGSGQNPKNADLFLKTFRDICHTD, encoded by the coding sequence CTCTGCCGAACTAAAGGAGTCTCTCTGGTTCCTTGAGTTTGAAGACACCCTCTTCTACCCCGAAGGGGGAGGACAGCCCGCCGACAAAGGCCGGATCAATGGGGAAGCGGTGCTGGATGTGCAGAAGGAGGGGGACAGGATTCTTCACACCATGAAAAAAAAACCGGACTCACCGGAAATCAGCATGATCCTGGACCGGGAGTACAGAGATCATTTTACTGTTCAGCATACAGGGCAGCATCTCATCTCCGCCCTGCTTCTGAAAATATGCAATGCCCCGACCGTATCGGTTCATCTGGGTATTGAGGAATCAACCATCGAAGTGGAGAAACAGGAGCTGAACAAGGAAGATCTGCTGGCCCTGGAAGAAGGGGTGAACCGGGAAATACGTAAAGCCCGTCCAGTTCAATCCATTGTTGTCAAAACAAAAGAAGAACTGTCGGCCTATAATCTCCGGCGGGATACAGATAAAATTGAGAATATAAGACTCATATCCATCGTCGGTCTGGATCAGACTCCCTGCGGAGGTCTCCATGTTCAAAATACATCTGACCTGGGCCTGATCAAATACACAGGTATGGAGAAAATAAGATCCCGTCTCAGATTAAAGTGGAAAATCGGCGCCCCTGCCTATGATGATTATAAAATGAGATTTGACCGTTTAGAGACAATCAGTACCCTCCTCTCGGTTAAACCTGAAGAAACGGCCACCCGGCTGGAAGCCCTGATTTCAGAAAAACAGAAGGAGCACAAGATGTTAAAAACTTTGATGGAAAAAGAAGCGGAAAGAATCAGTCATGACCTGAGCGGTTCTGTATTTTATTATCCCCCTTTGATTACAAGGGAACTGGAAGACTGTCCTCCTGCGCTGTTTAAAGGGATAGTCAAAAACCTGAGTTCTACACGGGATCTCTCATTTCTGATCTGCACGGAGAATAAAGGCCATCTGAACTGGGCCCTTCACCTGCCCCAGCATAAAACACTGAACTTTGAAGAATTTCAACAAAAGTGTCTGAGTCTGATAGAAGGTAAAGGCGGCGGAAAAGGGCCTTTATGGCAGGGATCGGGTCAGAATCCCAAAAATGCCGATCTATTCCTGAAAACTTTCCGGGATATCTGTCACACAGACTGA